The Rhodopseudomonas palustris genome window below encodes:
- a CDS encoding TerB family tellurite resistance protein, which yields MLDKLRQFISDVVSPTAPDELIFDDGGYRLAATALLIHVISLDGEPSEVERSKLHKLLETRFDLDSTTAARLIASATLAEGEAVDLYNFTSVIMRSVNEQGRLRIVEMMWELVFADGQVTEFEENVVWRAADLLAVSSRDRVNLKRQVAAQQSETDPAN from the coding sequence ATGCTGGATAAACTGCGCCAATTCATCTCCGACGTCGTCTCGCCGACCGCGCCGGACGAACTGATCTTCGACGACGGCGGCTACCGGCTGGCCGCCACGGCGCTGCTGATTCACGTCATCTCGCTCGACGGCGAACCCTCCGAGGTCGAACGCAGCAAGCTGCACAAGCTGCTCGAGACTCGTTTCGACCTGGATTCGACCACCGCCGCCAGACTGATCGCCTCGGCGACGCTGGCCGAGGGCGAGGCGGTCGATCTGTATAATTTCACCAGCGTCATCATGCGCTCGGTGAATGAGCAGGGCCGGCTGCGGATCGTCGAGATGATGTGGGAGCTGGTATTCGCGGACGGCCAGGTCACCGAATTCGAGGAGAACGTGGTGTGGCGCGCTGCCGATCTGCTCGCAGTGTCGTCGCGCGACCGCGTCAATCTCAAGCGCCAGGTCGCCGCGCAGCAATCGGAAACCGATCCGGCGAACTAA
- a CDS encoding SDR family oxidoreductase: MTERVTLITGASAGIGAELARIFAANAHRVALVARRADRLEALAAEITAKGGPEPIIIACDLAKPEAVDEIVARLAAAGVEVEYLVNNAGYGLFGRAAEIDREDQLGIIDVNIRALTDLSLRFADSVAKLRGGILNVASIASFLPGPGMAVYYASKAYVLSLSEALHQELGKKGVRVTAICPGPVPTEFQSRAGFEPGFDSAVLNVSPAEVARQGYQGLMNNRRLVLPGIGIKIVPFLLRFFPRGFILAAVGGYQQRQR, encoded by the coding sequence GTGACTGAACGCGTGACGTTGATTACCGGGGCATCGGCGGGGATCGGTGCGGAGCTGGCGCGCATTTTCGCGGCAAATGCTCACAGAGTAGCCTTGGTGGCGCGGCGCGCCGATCGGCTCGAGGCGTTGGCCGCCGAGATCACCGCCAAGGGCGGCCCGGAGCCGATCATCATCGCCTGCGATCTGGCGAAGCCCGAAGCCGTCGACGAGATCGTGGCCCGGCTGGCCGCGGCCGGCGTCGAGGTGGAGTATCTGGTCAACAATGCCGGCTACGGGCTGTTCGGCCGTGCCGCGGAGATCGACCGCGAGGACCAGCTCGGCATTATCGACGTCAATATCCGCGCGCTGACCGACCTGTCGCTGCGCTTCGCCGACAGCGTCGCGAAACTGCGCGGCGGCATCCTCAACGTCGCCTCGATCGCCAGCTTCCTGCCGGGGCCGGGCATGGCGGTGTACTACGCCTCCAAGGCCTATGTGCTGTCGCTGAGCGAGGCGCTGCATCAGGAACTCGGCAAGAAGGGCGTCCGGGTCACGGCGATCTGCCCGGGGCCGGTGCCGACCGAGTTCCAGTCGCGGGCCGGCTTCGAACCGGGCTTCGATTCGGCGGTGCTCAACGTCTCGCCGGCCGAGGTCGCCCGCCAAGGCTATCAGGGGCTGATGAACAACCGGCGGCTGGTGCTGCCGGGCATCGGCATCAAGATCGTGCCGTTCCTGCTGCGGTTCTTTCCGCGCGGCTTCATTCTCGCCGCGGTTGGCGGCTATCAGCAGCGGCAGCGCTG